In the Mytilus trossulus isolate FHL-02 chromosome 1, PNRI_Mtr1.1.1.hap1, whole genome shotgun sequence genome, one interval contains:
- the LOC134714716 gene encoding protein BTG1-like has product MKIELRSAVDFLSNFIRISKYVTDEQLCNFRESLLDLLQNKYENHWFPEKPCKGSGYRCIRLNHNMDPTVREAGSACGLNQKALEDILPKELTMWVDPKEVSYRLGENGSIGIIFDGTVRINSFYASPASHNRLQHSCKGKVFISRDNFQQMPTLVQG; this is encoded by the coding sequence ATGAAAATTGAATTAAGAAGTGCAGTGGATTTTCTGTCAAATTTCATCAGGATTTCAAAGTATGTAACGGACGAGCAACTATGTAACTTCAGGGAATCATTACTCGACTTACTCCAAAACAAGTATGAAAATCATTGGTTTCCAGAGAAGCCATGCAAAGGAAGTGGATATAGGTGTATTAGACTGAATCACAATATGGACCCAACAGTCAGGGAAGCAGGGTCAGCTTGTGGACTTAATCAGAAAGCTCTAGAAGACATTTTACCTAAGGAATTAACAATGTGGGTAGACCCAAAGGAAGTTTCGTATAGGTTGGGTGAAAATGGAAGtataggcattatatttgatgGAACCGTCCGAATTAACTCATTCTACGCCAGTCCTGCCTCACATAACAGATTGCAGCACTCCTGTAAGGGGAAAGTATTTATATCTAGAGACAACTTTCAGCAAATGCCAACTTTAGTTCAGGGCTGA
- the LOC134714727 gene encoding uncharacterized protein LOC134714727: MSSLEHSNPATITHEEVHVNIDKSSNGPAVIKTQPTVGYSSSGVIISEQSGSNVVTQGKPDGKRKPKDYVVTSCCVIMLCNFIFGFLGYHYGVKANHAWQLGDEVASKHHAKKAMIFVIVGILAGLATYALAFSLYFTLKGDTHEVHNSGMAG; this comes from the exons ATGTCGAGTCTAGAACATTCCAACCCTGCAACCATAACACACGAAGAGGTCCATGTAAATATAGACAAATCATCAAATGGACCAGCTGTGATTAAAACCCAGCCAACAGTTGGCTATAGCTCGTCTGGTGTTATCATATCAGAACAATCGGGGAGTAACGTTGTAACTCAAGGAAAACCTGATGGaaaacgaaaaccaaaggactaTGTGGTCACCTCATGTTGTGTTATCATGCTATGCAATTTCATATTTGGATTTCTGGGATATCATTATGGAG TCAAAGCAAACCATGCATGGCAGCTTGGAGATGAAGTTGCTTCAAAACATCACGCAAAGAAAGCCATGATTTTTGTGATAGTTGGAATACTTGCTGGACTAGCCACATATGCCTTGGcttttagtttatattttacactgaaaGGTGATACCCACGAAGTACACAATTCAGGGATGGCAGGATGA
- the LOC134714750 gene encoding nicotinamide phosphoribosyltransferase-like translates to MAYQAGGTDNICLITDSYKVTHHYQYPPNTTVVSSYFESRGGKFPTTVFFGLQYILKRFLTGPVVTKEKIQEAKELYKVHFGHDYFNEEGWNYILKKHKGHIPLRIKAVPEGTVVPYKNVLFTVENTDPKCFWLTNYFETLLVQVWYPMTVATNSRYQKEIIAQHLDETADNLDGLPFKLHDFGFRGSTSVESAGIGGCSHLVNFQGTDTIAGIMTARTYYGCEIAGFSIPAAEHSTITTWGRNGEYEAFKNMLTNFPTGLVACVSDSYDLWNACEKVWGEELKDLIVSRGDKGTLVVRPDSGDPPEIVVKVLNILGDKFGTSVNSKGYKMLPPYIRVIQGDGISYETLGAILENMKKHKWSADNLAFGSGGALLQRLDRDTQKCAFKCSYAVINGKEVNVFKQPITDLGKKSKKGRLSLECENGEYKTLEEGKGDPKKDLLITVFENGKLLRDYTFDQVRQNAELPLVKERKTSS, encoded by the exons GTTACACATCACTATCAGTACCCACCTAATACCACAGTAGTTAGTTCATATTTTGAGAGCCGGGGAGGAAAATTTCCAACAACTGTGTTCTTTGGTCTACAGTATATCTTGAAGAGATTTTTAACGGGACCAGTAGTAACCAAAGAGAAAATCCAGGAGGCCAAGGAACTATATAAAGTTCATTTTGGTCATGATTACTTTAATGAAGAAGGCTGGAATTATATATTAAAG aaaCATAAAGGCCACATCCCACTGAGAATCAAAGCTGTACCAGAAGGAACAGTTGTACCATACAAAAATGTTCTCTTCACCGTAGAAAACACAGATCCTAAATGTTTCTGGTTAACTAATTATTTTGAA actttATTAGTCCAGGTATGGTATCCAATGACAGTAGCCACAAACTCTAGATaccaaaaagaaataattgcCCAACACTTAGATGAAACAGCTGACAATTTAGATGGCTTGCCGTTTAAGTTACATGATTTTGGGTTCAGAGGATCAACATCAGTAGAG TCAGCTGGTATCGGTGGATGTTCCCATCTTGTGAACTTTCAAGGAACTGATACAATAGCAGGAATCATGACAGCTAGAACCTATTATGGTTGTGAAATAGCAGGCTTTTCCATACCAGCAGCAGAACATAG TACAATTACCACCTGGGGAAGAAATGGTGAATATGAagcttttaaaaacatgttaacAAATTTTCCTACTGGACTTGTTGCTTGTGTTAGTGACAGCTATGATCTGTGGAATGCCTGTGAGAAAGTCTGGGGTGAGGAACTGAAGGATTTAATTGTGTCACGAGGGGATAAAGGAACTCTTGTTGTTCGTCCAGATAGTGGAGATCCACCAGAGATTGTTGTCAAG GTGTTGAATATTTTAGGAGATAAATTTGGAACATCAGTAAATAGTAAAGGATATAAAATGTTACCTCCATATATAAGAGTAATACAAGGGGACGGTATAAGTTATGAAACATTAGGtgcaattttagaaaatatgaaGAAACATAAATGGAGTGCTGACAATCTAGCGTTTGGAAGTGGTGGTGCTTTATTACAAAGATTAGACAGAGATACACAGAAATGTGCTTTTAAATGCAGTTATGCAGTCATCAATGGAAAAGAG gtgAATGTCTTCAAACAGCCAATCACAGATTTGGGTAAAAAGAGCAAGAAAGGTCGTTTATCTTTAGAATGTGAAAATGGTGAATACAAAACTCTAGAGGAAGGAAAAGGAGATCCTAAAAAg gacTTACTTATTACAGTGtttgaaaatggaaaattatTACGGGACTATACATTTGATCAGGTTCGACAAAATGCTGAATTGCCATTGGTTAAAGAAAGGAAGACATCATCATAA